The window TATCCTGCATCCATTATAATAATGATACCATAGTTTTATTGATTTTAAAAGACTATAACTAAAAAGTCGTAACTTTATAAGGTAAAATTTTGTTGTTTTAGTATACTTACAAAGGAGTTTTTTGGCTTTTGTAAGTGCTTAATTTTTTTGGAGGCTTTTATGAAAAATTCTAGTATTAAGGTCATAAAACTTATCGGTGTTTTATGTATCTGTTTTGTTTTATTTGGAGCATGCAGTCCTCAAGCAAGCGAAAAGCGTTTTGTAAGCGTTACAGGACGATCTTCTATTTCGAAATCTCCTGATCAGGTTTCAATTTCGTTTTCGGTTTTTTCTAAGGATAGGGACTTATCTGCGGCAAAAAAGAAAAATGATGCGGCAATTTTAAAATTAAAAGAGCTTTTTGAAAAATATAAAATCGAACAAAAAAATATAAGTATTGAACGCGTAAATATTAACCCTAGATCCAGATATAGGGACAACGGTGATGAATATTTTGATGGATATGAGGTGGTACAAAACATAGCTGTTCTTATTACAAAGATTGAAGATTACGAAGTCTTTTTAACGGAACTTTTAAATACGGGAGTAGATAGAATCTACAATGTCGGTTTTTCGGTTGCCGATATGAGAAAGCTGATGGACGAAGCAAGGGTTGAGGCCGTAAAAGCAGCTGAAGAAAAAGCTCTCCTTCTTTGTAAGGCAGCCACCAACAGCGGAAAACCCCTTTCTTTAGGAAAAATAATCAGCATAAGCGAGGAACCTACAGGTATGTTCCAACGAAACTATTATAATTATGCTGCCCAAAATATGAAAGAAGCCGCCGATTATGAGGCAGCAGGTGGAAATTTTTCTCCCATGGGACAGATTGAAGTTTCTGCAGAAATAAGCGTTGTCTTTGAATTGGAATAGTTAGGG of the Treponema denticola ATCC 35405 genome contains:
- a CDS encoding SIMPL domain-containing protein, with product MKNSSIKVIKLIGVLCICFVLFGACSPQASEKRFVSVTGRSSISKSPDQVSISFSVFSKDRDLSAAKKKNDAAILKLKELFEKYKIEQKNISIERVNINPRSRYRDNGDEYFDGYEVVQNIAVLITKIEDYEVFLTELLNTGVDRIYNVGFSVADMRKLMDEARVEAVKAAEEKALLLCKAATNSGKPLSLGKIISISEEPTGMFQRNYYNYAAQNMKEAADYEAAGGNFSPMGQIEVSAEISVVFELE